A genomic segment from Nocardia cyriacigeorgica GUH-2 encodes:
- a CDS encoding helix-hairpin-helix domain-containing protein: MTTRAQVRKAALALPEVEEGTHFGAVAYRVRGKSFASISKDDELQVQLADDEIDGILADHPSGAVIERAGKRIGLRIALADINGQTSNYLVRRAWFARAPKRLAASLAAVDNAAPGESGDLPASIGKPATRALHGAGITTLDALSTRTRAELLALHGFGPKAARVLAEALEERGLSFAGE; this comes from the coding sequence ATGACGACTCGCGCGCAGGTGCGCAAAGCCGCGCTCGCCTTGCCGGAAGTGGAGGAGGGCACGCACTTCGGGGCGGTCGCGTATCGAGTCCGGGGAAAGAGTTTCGCCTCGATCAGCAAGGATGACGAGCTCCAGGTGCAGCTGGCCGACGACGAGATCGACGGCATCCTCGCCGATCACCCGAGCGGCGCGGTGATCGAACGGGCAGGCAAGCGCATCGGCTTGCGGATCGCCCTGGCCGACATCAACGGCCAGACCTCGAACTACCTGGTCCGGCGCGCCTGGTTCGCTCGCGCTCCGAAACGCCTCGCGGCCTCCCTTGCCGCCGTCGACAACGCGGCCCCCGGCGAATCCGGTGATCTGCCTGCCTCGATTGGCAAGCCGGCCACCCGCGCTCTGCACGGTGCGGGCATCACCACCCTGGACGCACTCAGCACGCGCACTCGCGCGGAACTGCTGGCCCTGCACGGTTTTGGACCGAAGGCTGCACGGGTTCTCGCTGAAGCGCTCGAGGAGCGCGGGCTGTCATTCGCGGGGGAGTGA
- a CDS encoding alpha/beta hydrolase, which yields MTGCLAVMAAIAPVSAQAAPSNDPIIASGALLASPVAPNGSRITDVRIADDRNVKLQVFSTAMGRDISVTVQRPRDASQPRPVLYLLNGADGGEGTANWVSRAPDALAFLGEKDVNVVQPIGGAWSYYTDWRAPDPVLGVNKWKTFLTQELPPLIDAAFGTNGLNAIAGLSTSGTSVLNLPIAAPGLFQAAAAYSGCAQTSDPFGREAVRLSVEVWGGGDVENMYGPPDDPLWVQNDPYVNAEGLRGLELFISSGSGLPGPYDTLNGPYALPGAYGLANQVVIGGVIEAATNYCSHNLAARLDELNIPATVDFPPVGTHSWGYWRDALIHSWPVIARGLELPA from the coding sequence ATGACCGGTTGTCTGGCCGTCATGGCGGCGATCGCCCCGGTCAGCGCGCAGGCCGCACCGTCCAATGATCCGATCATCGCCTCGGGCGCGTTGCTCGCCAGCCCCGTCGCCCCGAACGGGTCGCGGATCACCGACGTCCGGATCGCCGACGACCGCAATGTGAAGTTGCAGGTGTTCTCTACCGCGATGGGCCGCGATATCTCGGTCACCGTGCAGCGCCCGCGCGATGCGTCCCAGCCGCGCCCGGTGCTCTATCTGCTCAACGGCGCCGACGGCGGCGAAGGCACCGCCAACTGGGTGAGTCGCGCCCCGGACGCACTGGCGTTTCTCGGCGAGAAGGACGTCAACGTCGTGCAGCCGATCGGCGGCGCCTGGAGCTACTACACCGATTGGCGTGCGCCCGACCCGGTGCTCGGGGTCAACAAGTGGAAGACCTTCCTCACCCAGGAACTACCGCCGCTGATCGACGCGGCCTTCGGCACCAACGGCCTCAATGCCATCGCCGGACTGTCCACCTCGGGCACTTCGGTGCTGAACCTGCCCATCGCCGCGCCCGGACTCTTCCAAGCGGCCGCCGCCTACAGTGGTTGCGCCCAGACCAGCGATCCCTTCGGCCGGGAGGCGGTGCGGCTGAGCGTCGAGGTGTGGGGCGGCGGCGACGTGGAGAACATGTACGGCCCGCCCGACGACCCGCTGTGGGTGCAGAACGATCCGTACGTCAATGCCGAGGGCCTGCGCGGCCTGGAACTGTTCATCTCCTCCGGCAGCGGCCTGCCCGGCCCGTACGACACCCTCAACGGCCCCTACGCCCTCCCCGGCGCCTACGGCCTGGCCAATCAGGTGGTGATCGGCGGCGTCATCGAAGCCGCCACCAACTACTGCTCACACAACCTCGCCGCGCGACTCGACGAGTTGAACATCCCCGCAACCGTGGACTTCCCGCCTGTCGGCACGCATTCGTGGGGGTACTGGCGTGATGCGCTGATCCATTCGTGGCCGGTGATCGCGCGTGGGCTCGAATTGCCTGCGTGA
- a CDS encoding GNAT family N-acetyltransferase: MTVPDRISLRKIAPADRDVVATLLRREWGDTRVVSLSLGGLVDAGALPGLLAERDGEVVGMLIYRVAGGVADIVTINAFVSGGVGAALIRALVDEVRTADVRRVRVSTTNDNTRALRFYQRAGFHLTALHTDAVTASRRTKPQIPEFGQDGIPIRDEIELELPIVPREQR, translated from the coding sequence GTGACCGTCCCGGATCGGATATCGCTGCGCAAGATCGCGCCGGCCGATCGTGACGTCGTGGCGACACTGCTGCGGCGCGAATGGGGTGATACCCGGGTGGTTTCGCTGTCGTTGGGCGGGCTGGTCGACGCCGGTGCATTGCCCGGGCTGCTCGCCGAGCGGGACGGGGAGGTGGTCGGGATGCTCATATACCGGGTCGCCGGCGGGGTGGCCGATATCGTCACGATCAACGCGTTCGTGTCCGGTGGGGTGGGTGCGGCGCTGATCAGGGCCCTGGTCGATGAGGTGCGCACCGCCGACGTCCGGCGGGTCCGGGTATCGACCACCAACGACAACACCCGGGCGTTGCGGTTCTATCAGCGCGCGGGTTTCCATCTGACCGCCCTGCACACCGACGCCGTCACGGCCTCGCGGCGGACCAAACCACAGATCCCCGAATTCGGCCAGGACGGCATTCCGATCCGCGACGAAATCGAGCTCGAGCTACCGATCGTTCCCAGGGAGCAGCGATGA
- a CDS encoding FBP domain-containing protein encodes MQPVTERDIRSSFINCSKGEAKRLPVPRDLDQRPWEDLDFLGWSDPSFPGRCYFVAPGDDRLVGVAFRYETGGSGRAQMCTICLTTHTGGGVSLLTAHKAGESGRRGNSVGTYMCTDLACSLYARGKKRPALGSRYREDLTTEEKIERVRENLNAFISRLYS; translated from the coding sequence ATGCAACCCGTCACCGAACGCGACATCCGGTCGTCGTTCATCAACTGCTCCAAAGGAGAGGCCAAGCGATTACCGGTGCCGCGCGACCTGGACCAGCGCCCGTGGGAGGACCTCGATTTCCTCGGCTGGAGCGATCCGTCGTTTCCCGGACGGTGCTATTTCGTCGCGCCGGGTGACGATCGCCTCGTCGGCGTGGCGTTTCGCTACGAAACCGGTGGATCGGGGCGCGCGCAGATGTGCACGATCTGCCTCACCACGCATACCGGTGGTGGCGTGTCGCTGCTGACCGCGCACAAGGCGGGCGAATCCGGGCGTCGCGGTAACTCGGTCGGCACCTATATGTGCACCGATCTGGCCTGCTCGCTGTACGCGCGCGGCAAGAAGCGGCCCGCCCTGGGCAGCCGCTACCGCGAGGATCTCACCACCGAGGAAAAGATCGAACGCGTCCGCGAGAACCTGAACGCGTTCATCTCCCGGCTCTACAGCTGA